A genome region from bacterium includes the following:
- a CDS encoding glycosyltransferase, with amino-acid sequence MMTMMNKNKKKHLIVLGTTGNMAFATANVLIGIKKHSPYLNADVVIYEQNVSENDKILLNSIMPCSFINYEFPVRQTERFDQDRLNRFTELTFSRYECFRMLDEYKKIMWLDIDILIQGDITPMFDYSDSTGISFVPEPYPVWSLFTQSVHGNYDWNKKFYNAGIFVIDDNLKDRDKLCDWCYKKTFEYAPFLHLPDQAILNIMFQEFEIEIEPMARKYNCYPTDKSAKEAVLLHSYSSEKFWNFWDFKEWNQNYKKWLKMGGSAYTGKKANFISREVKKIFPHAPDIIRKPRAFALYIVEEYKRIQNSKKQIKG; translated from the coding sequence ATGATGACGATGATGAATAAAAACAAAAAAAAACATTTAATAGTTCTGGGGACAACAGGAAATATGGCATTTGCCACTGCAAATGTGCTTATTGGGATTAAAAAACATTCTCCTTATTTAAATGCTGATGTTGTTATTTATGAACAAAATGTATCAGAAAATGATAAAATACTTTTAAATTCAATAATGCCTTGTTCTTTTATTAATTATGAATTTCCAGTAAGACAAACTGAAAGATTCGATCAAGACAGGTTAAATAGATTCACAGAATTAACTTTTTCCAGATATGAATGTTTTAGAATGCTGGATGAATACAAAAAAATAATGTGGCTTGATATTGATATTCTGATACAAGGTGATATCACCCCTATGTTTGATTATAGCGATTCAACTGGTATTTCTTTTGTACCTGAACCATATCCAGTTTGGAGTCTTTTTACTCAGAGTGTACATGGGAATTATGACTGGAATAAAAAATTTTACAATGCAGGAATTTTTGTTATAGATGATAACCTTAAAGATAGGGATAAATTATGTGATTGGTGTTATAAAAAAACCTTTGAATATGCCCCTTTTCTTCATTTGCCTGACCAAGCAATTTTAAATATTATGTTTCAAGAATTCGAAATTGAAATAGAGCCTATGGCAAGAAAGTATAACTGTTATCCAACGGATAAATCTGCAAAAGAAGCTGTTTTACTTCATTCTTACTCTTCTGAAAAGTTCTGGAACTTTTGGGATTTTAAAGAATGGAATCAAAACTATAAAAAATGGTTAAAAATGGGTGGTTCTGCCTATACAGGGAAAAAAGCCAATTTCATCTCAAGGGAAGTAAAGAAAATTTTTCCACATGCCCCAGATATTATTAGAAAACCAAGAGCATTTGCTTTATATATTGTTGAAGAATACAAACGAATACAAAATTCTAAAAAACAGATAAAAGGATAA
- a CDS encoding glycosyltransferase → MLKNPIEYTETSFYQKHFSQRKVAQKIYENFVLLHLKKYTKNYSINNYLKNILHLNTAVGRGGAAKIAYNYLNRNFNKLGYNSKLLAGMIYCNQESDIELIKCKNLNIHKLLHKYQRNSGLLDFYNLASFDIPEMEVFKNADIIHLHNLHGSYFSPFMLPQLTSLKPTIWTLHDEQSYTGHCAYAFDCKKWLTGCGNCPDLNFYPKIKNDTTEFLLKTKKKIYDMSYFSVVCPSNWLANRAKQSILQNKDIRVIYNGVNEKIFINADKMESRKALKLPLDKKILMFSASGSINNPQKGGKYFFEAYNRLKNDHNILFLNIGGGDSSRIKKNWIDIPYINDENTMALYYSASDLFIYPSMAETFGLVIAEAMSCGTPVVAFNNTAIPEIVDHLQTGYLAENKNIDDFIHGINLFLNNDELRKAAILKSRQKIVKYFTLDKMIQNYIDLYNEILSKEAIIS, encoded by the coding sequence ATGCTTAAAAACCCTATTGAATATACAGAAACAAGTTTTTATCAAAAGCACTTTTCTCAAAGAAAAGTCGCACAAAAAATTTATGAAAATTTTGTTTTACTGCATTTAAAAAAATATACTAAAAATTACTCTATTAATAATTATTTAAAAAATATACTTCACCTAAATACAGCCGTAGGAAGGGGTGGAGCCGCAAAAATAGCTTATAATTATCTTAACAGAAATTTTAACAAGTTAGGGTATAATTCAAAACTTTTGGCGGGAATGATTTATTGCAATCAAGAATCTGATATTGAATTAATTAAGTGCAAAAATTTAAATATTCATAAGCTTTTGCATAAATATCAACGAAATTCAGGGTTATTAGATTTCTATAACCTTGCAAGTTTTGATATTCCCGAGATGGAAGTATTTAAAAATGCGGATATTATTCATTTACACAATTTGCATGGCTCTTATTTTTCACCATTTATGCTTCCTCAACTGACCTCTTTAAAACCTACAATATGGACTTTGCACGATGAACAATCTTATACAGGGCACTGCGCTTATGCTTTTGACTGCAAAAAATGGCTAACAGGTTGCGGTAATTGTCCGGACTTAAATTTTTATCCCAAAATAAAAAATGACACTACTGAATTTCTTTTAAAAACAAAGAAGAAAATCTATGATATGTCTTATTTTAGTGTAGTTTGTCCTTCTAATTGGCTTGCCAACAGAGCAAAACAAAGTATTTTACAAAATAAAGATATCAGAGTGATTTATAATGGTGTAAATGAAAAAATCTTTATTAATGCAGACAAAATGGAATCACGAAAAGCTTTAAAACTCCCTTTAGATAAAAAAATTCTTATGTTCAGTGCAAGCGGAAGCATTAATAACCCACAAAAAGGTGGAAAATATTTTTTTGAGGCTTATAATCGCCTAAAAAACGATCATAATATTTTATTTCTTAATATAGGCGGAGGGGATTCTTCTAGAATTAAAAAAAACTGGATAGATATTCCGTACATAAACGATGAAAACACTATGGCACTTTATTATTCAGCATCTGATTTATTTATTTATCCCTCTATGGCTGAAACTTTTGGACTGGTTATCGCAGAAGCAATGTCTTGTGGTACTCCCGTAGTGGCTTTTAATAATACTGCTATCCCTGAAATAGTTGACCATTTGCAAACCGGATATCTTGCAGAAAATAAAAATATTGATGATTTTATACATGGTATTAATTTATTTTT
- a CDS encoding nucleotide-diphospho-sugar transferase, with protein sequence MFNTPILFLIFNRPDTTERIFEEIKKQKPKYLYVAADGPRADKEGETENCKQTREIISRIDWDCELKTLFRDENLGCKIAVSSALNWFFENVEEGIILEDDCLPSKSFFNYCEILLEKYRNDTRIMCISGENPLDEALCSKSYYFSPIPHIWGWASWRRAWNLYDVDFKGFDTFIKFDIINNVFEQKEAHEYWNKIFNRVKNNEINTWDYQWTYALFVNNGLSIIPTKNMVSNIGFGHEQACHTSENSPCANREVFELGEINHPQFICASKKAVNEILKVRYDIQEKTPLFILNREISRALRKLVKNA encoded by the coding sequence ATGTTTAACACCCCGATATTATTTTTAATATTTAACCGTCCTGATACAACCGAAAGAATTTTTGAAGAGATAAAAAAACAAAAACCAAAATATCTTTATGTTGCAGCTGATGGACCGCGTGCTGATAAAGAAGGCGAAACTGAAAATTGCAAACAAACCAGAGAAATTATTAGCCGAATTGATTGGGATTGCGAATTAAAAACACTTTTCAGAGATGAAAATCTTGGATGTAAAATTGCAGTTAGTTCTGCTCTAAATTGGTTTTTTGAAAACGTTGAAGAAGGTATTATTCTTGAAGATGACTGCCTTCCCTCAAAAAGCTTTTTTAATTACTGTGAAATTTTGCTTGAAAAATACAGGAATGATACAAGAATAATGTGTATAAGTGGTGAAAATCCGCTTGATGAGGCACTTTGTTCCAAAAGTTATTATTTCTCCCCTATTCCTCATATTTGGGGATGGGCAAGCTGGCGTCGGGCTTGGAATTTATACGATGTAGATTTTAAAGGGTTTGATACTTTTATTAAATTTGATATCATCAACAATGTATTTGAGCAAAAAGAAGCTCATGAATACTGGAATAAGATATTCAACAGGGTAAAGAACAATGAAATAAACACTTGGGACTACCAATGGACTTATGCTTTATTTGTAAATAACGGTTTAAGTATTATCCCGACAAAAAATATGGTTTCAAACATAGGATTTGGTCATGAACAAGCTTGTCATACAAGTGAAAATTCACCTTGCGCAAATAGGGAAGTATTTGAACTTGGTGAAATCAATCATCCTCAATTTATTTGTGCGAGCAAAAAAGCTGTTAATGAAATATTGAAAGTACGCTATGATATTCAGGAAAAAACACCTTTATTTATTTTAAATCGTGAAATTTCAAGAGCATTAAGAAAACTGGTGAAAAATGCTTAA
- a CDS encoding glycosyltransferase, producing MTSKKEKLIVLGATGNLTFAVANVLIGIKKHLPNLDADFIIFHNDISEKDQNLLNSIIPSKFIDYEMPINTNGVEQSSFPRYSKLAFSRYECFRMLDEYKKVLWIDVDILIQKDISGIFDYAKTGISLLQEEAPLQECFSVSLENYDMQGSHYNSGVLLLDENIVEPTKMADWLYSKTYEFADYLKYADQGVINLLIQEFKLEVDKLPEKFNCHPRKKEVTRAPIVHTYSPQKFWSWYEKMYNFKEWDENYRKWLKMGGTPYKGIKYDFWEKIVKNYHFDCPHPLRQPGKFVKFILKKKKG from the coding sequence ATGACGAGCAAAAAGGAAAAGTTAATAGTACTTGGGGCAACCGGAAATCTGACTTTTGCTGTTGCAAATGTGCTTATAGGGATCAAAAAACATTTACCAAATTTAGATGCGGATTTTATTATATTTCATAATGATATTTCTGAAAAAGATCAGAACTTACTTAATTCTATTATTCCCAGCAAATTTATAGATTATGAAATGCCAATAAATACTAACGGTGTTGAACAATCATCATTTCCAAGATATTCAAAACTCGCATTTTCTCGTTATGAATGTTTTAGGATGTTGGACGAGTATAAAAAAGTTTTATGGATAGACGTTGATATTCTTATTCAAAAAGACATAAGCGGCATTTTTGACTATGCAAAAACAGGAATCAGCTTGTTACAAGAAGAAGCACCTCTTCAGGAATGTTTTTCTGTATCTTTAGAAAATTATGATATGCAAGGGTCTCATTATAATTCAGGAGTACTTCTGCTTGATGAAAATATTGTTGAACCAACTAAAATGGCTGATTGGCTTTATTCAAAGACTTATGAATTTGCAGATTACTTAAAATACGCAGATCAAGGCGTTATTAATCTTCTTATCCAAGAATTCAAATTGGAAGTTGACAAACTTCCTGAAAAATTCAACTGTCATCCTCGCAAAAAAGAAGTTACAAGAGCGCCTATAGTACATACATATTCCCCACAAAAATTCTGGAGCTGGTATGAAAAGATGTATAACTTTAAAGAGTGGGATGAAAACTACAGAAAATGGCTTAAAATGGGTGGAACACCTTATAAAGGTATAAAATATGATTTTTGGGAAAAAATTGTTAAAAATTATCACTTTGATTGCCCGCATCCCCTAAGACAACCAGGAAAGTTTGTGAAATTTATTTTGAAGAAGAAAAAAGGATAA
- a CDS encoding MBOAT family O-acyltransferase, with amino-acid sequence MLFNSVDFLFIFLPITFFVYFFLNKIKLVQLSKAWLVLASLLFYSYWSIKYLPLILCSMLFNYSIGTTLNNPENLKLKINKKLVLAFGVTSNLLLLGYYKYFDFFISNTNLVLKSNFNLLHIILPLGISFFTFTQIAYLVDAYKQEVKEADFLNYTLFVTYFPHLIAGPILHHSEMMPQFSKLKNKIINHRNISIGLTLIIIGLFKKVVIADNLSPIVHSGFDVAKHLSFLEAWLVSLSYTFQLYFDFSGYTDMALGISKLFNIHLPENFNSPYKAKNIQDFWRRWHMTLSRFLRDYIYIPLGGNRFGEFKTYQNLFTTFILGGIWHGAAWTFVLWGALHGFALIVHRYWKTLGFKINNFIAVILTFLFINFTWIFFRALNFNDALKIINGMIGFSGFIIPKTNKLILRFPDGICINWLLLLTVFIIVFALKNSNEFANKFKPSNLYIIIFAIIGFLSIINLTRVSEFLYFQF; translated from the coding sequence ATGCTTTTTAATTCAGTTGATTTTTTATTTATATTTTTACCAATAACATTTTTTGTTTACTTTTTTCTCAACAAAATTAAACTTGTACAACTTTCAAAAGCATGGTTAGTTCTAGCTTCATTGCTTTTCTATTCTTATTGGAGCATAAAATACTTACCATTAATACTTTGTTCAATGCTTTTTAACTATTCAATAGGAACCACTCTGAATAATCCCGAAAACTTAAAGCTGAAAATAAACAAGAAATTGGTTCTGGCTTTTGGAGTTACCAGTAATTTATTGCTTTTAGGTTATTACAAATATTTTGATTTTTTTATTTCTAACACAAATCTTGTTTTGAAAAGTAATTTTAACTTGCTACATATAATTTTACCCCTTGGAATAAGCTTTTTCACTTTTACGCAAATTGCATATCTTGTTGATGCTTATAAGCAGGAAGTTAAAGAAGCAGATTTTTTAAATTATACTTTGTTTGTGACATATTTTCCTCACTTAATCGCAGGTCCTATTCTGCATCATAGTGAAATGATGCCTCAATTTTCAAAATTGAAAAATAAAATTATTAACCACAGAAATATATCTATAGGGCTGACTTTAATAATTATTGGACTTTTTAAAAAAGTTGTTATAGCGGATAATCTTTCTCCTATAGTTCATTCAGGATTTGATGTTGCAAAACATTTAAGCTTTTTAGAAGCTTGGTTGGTAAGCCTATCTTATACATTTCAACTTTATTTCGACTTTTCCGGTTACACAGATATGGCACTCGGTATTTCAAAATTATTTAATATTCATTTGCCTGAGAATTTTAATTCTCCATACAAAGCTAAGAATATTCAGGATTTCTGGCGTAGATGGCATATGACTCTTTCAAGGTTTTTAAGAGACTATATTTATATTCCTCTTGGAGGAAACAGATTTGGAGAATTTAAAACTTATCAAAACCTTTTCACCACTTTTATTCTTGGGGGAATCTGGCATGGAGCAGCATGGACATTTGTTTTATGGGGTGCATTGCATGGATTTGCTCTTATTGTCCATAGATACTGGAAAACTTTAGGCTTTAAAATAAATAACTTTATTGCAGTGATACTTACTTTTTTGTTTATAAATTTCACATGGATTTTCTTTAGGGCATTAAATTTTAATGATGCCTTAAAAATTATAAACGGAATGATTGGATTTTCAGGATTTATAATTCCAAAGACAAACAAATTAATATTGAGATTTCCTGATGGTATTTGTATAAATTGGCTTTTGCTTCTTACGGTCTTTATTATTGTTTTTGCTTTAAAAAATTCTAATGAATTTGCGAATAAATTTAAACCGTCAAATTTATATATAATTATTTTTGCAATAATCGGTTTTTTATCGATAATAAATTTAACCCGTGTATCGGAATTTCTTTATTTTCAATTTTAA
- a CDS encoding FkbM family methyltransferase — translation MFNKLLKEYKRFIKKQYCQLFGNYDFLPFLCDWFDDWKKYHIKNQYTIQEKLDKLKKNMDQQSKDTVDLIYNRYVFINPWFAERDNFLINLDKLFTEKELVQQKEKFFVDKNKFKLPKGFAHALPIYKYDAGLSFLDSKILKQIEGKDIIDGGAFIGDTAIVFNKYSPSKIYCFEPNEENFINLQITSKLNKLEDKIVPVQKGLGENVNELKLFGEGAGASLINNNDNYTTISVTDIDNFVFINDIKPALIKLDVEGFELETIKGALKTIKTFKPILLISLYHQPKDFFDIKPLIESLELKYNFMVRKIDPNHTTVETILIGYTEEEEEDDDDDE, via the coding sequence ATGTTTAATAAATTACTAAAAGAATATAAACGGTTTATCAAAAAGCAATATTGCCAATTATTTGGTAATTATGATTTTTTGCCATTTTTATGTGATTGGTTTGATGATTGGAAAAAATATCACATAAAAAATCAATATACCATTCAAGAAAAACTTGATAAATTAAAGAAAAATATGGATCAACAAAGTAAAGATACTGTTGATTTAATTTATAATAGATATGTTTTTATCAATCCTTGGTTTGCCGAGAGAGATAATTTTCTTATAAATCTTGATAAGCTCTTTACTGAAAAAGAATTAGTTCAGCAGAAAGAAAAGTTTTTTGTAGATAAAAACAAATTTAAACTTCCTAAAGGATTTGCACATGCTTTACCAATTTATAAATACGATGCAGGTTTATCTTTTTTAGATAGCAAGATTTTAAAACAGATAGAAGGAAAAGATATTATAGATGGTGGTGCTTTTATTGGTGATACAGCCATTGTTTTTAATAAATATAGTCCTTCTAAAATATATTGTTTTGAGCCAAATGAAGAAAATTTTATAAATTTACAAATTACTTCAAAATTAAATAAATTAGAGGATAAAATTGTACCAGTTCAAAAAGGACTTGGCGAAAATGTTAATGAACTTAAATTATTCGGAGAGGGTGCCGGAGCCAGTTTAATTAATAATAATGATAATTACACAACTATTTCTGTTACAGATATAGACAATTTTGTATTTATCAATGATATTAAACCTGCTTTAATAAAACTTGATGTTGAGGGTTTTGAGCTTGAAACAATTAAAGGGGCATTAAAAACTATAAAAACTTTTAAACCTATCTTATTAATTTCTCTATATCATCAGCCCAAAGATTTTTTTGATATCAAACCTTTAATAGAGAGTTTAGAACTTAAATATAATTTTATGGTCAGGAAAATAGACCCAAACCACACAACCGTAGAAACAATTCTAATAGGTTATACAGAAGAAGAAGAAGAAGATGATGACGATGATGAATAA